The following coding sequences lie in one Rutidosis leptorrhynchoides isolate AG116_Rl617_1_P2 chromosome 6, CSIRO_AGI_Rlap_v1, whole genome shotgun sequence genomic window:
- the LOC139853585 gene encoding uncharacterized protein, protein MIPQGVIEEIDKILKEFLWNQDISSKGKAKVAWKQVCYPKDQGGLGLRPLKEWNAISLVKEVWRILAKKESLWGKWVNVVKLNGRDFWSIQPCYHDSWGWKILLNFREKIKPHIVTDFRDGREELRWLTNEGKKVHFSTHQVWKDLRSNKPKVVWHHIVWFKFFEPKHAFILWLAILNRLSTQDRMQMSIWVGMKRKMIFKGLPNQLNGIVECLAKYPYSNKIWCTVNRIMLAACVYFVWNERNCRLFRNQKRSADVLCTAIEGFIQMKLLTLKVKDSDHTRMVARVWSLDWNNDHFHLK, encoded by the exons ATGATCCCCCAAGGTGTAATTGAAGAGATTGATAAAATTTTGAAAGAATTTTTATGGAATCAAGATATTTCTTCTAAAGGCAAAGCTAAAGTAGCTTGGAAACAGGTCTGTTATCCAAAAGACCAGGGTGGGTTAGGGTTGAGGCCTTTGAAGGAATGGAATGCCATTTCATTAGTTAAGGAGGTGTGGAGGATTTTGGCTAAAAAAGAGTCCCTATGGGGAAAATGGGTAAATGTGGTTAAGTTAAATGGCAGAGATTTCTGGAGCATTCAACCTTGTTATCATGATAGTTGGGGATGGAAAATTTTGTTGAATTTTAGAGAGAAAATTAAACCTCATATTGTTACTGATTTCAGGGATGGTAGAGAGGAGCTTAGATGGTTAACTAATGAAGGTAAAAAGGTTCACTTTTCTACTCATCAAGTATGGAAGGACTTAAGAAGTAATAAACCTAAAGTGGTATGGCATCACATTGTTTGGTTCAAATTTTTTGAACCTAAGCATGCATTTATCTTGTGGCTAGCTATTCTTAATAGGCTCTCTACTCAGGATAGAATGCAG ATGAGTATCTGGGTGGGTATGAAAAGGAAAATGATTTTCAAAGGTCTCCCTAATCAACTTAATGGTATTGTGGAGTGTTTAGCTAAATACCCATACAGCAATAAAATTTGGTGCACTGTGAATCGAATTATGCTTGctgcttgtgtttattttgtatggAATGAGAGGAATTGCAGATTATTTAGGAATCAAAAAAGGTCTGCAGATGTGCTCTGTACTGCTATTGAGGGATTTATTCAGATGAAATTGTTGACTTTAAAGGTCAAAGATTCGGATCATACCAGAATGGTGGCTAGAGTTTGGAGTTTGGACTGGAACAACGATCATTTTCATTTGAAATAG